In Candidatus Promineifilum breve, one genomic interval encodes:
- a CDS encoding acetyl-CoA carboxylase biotin carboxylase subunit, with amino-acid sequence MSYPTFRKVLIANRGEIARRVIRACHELGIAAVAVYSDVDERALWVREADEAYPLHGSTAAETYLDHEKILTIAVNCGAEAIHPGYGFLSENAEFAAACARRGLVFVGPPPEAMRALGSKAAARQLAEAHAVPVVPGVDGLGKSDNELAAAAEAIGYPVLIKASAGGGGKGMRVVNQPGELGDALQAARQEAQSAFGDPHVLLEKYFTEIHHVEVQVLGDAHGNLLHLFERECSIQRRHQKIIEESPSPVVGDNEALRAAICAAAVRLARAAGYVSAGTVEFIVDGHGGFYFLEMNTRLQVEHPVTESVAGVDLVNWQLRIAAGEPLPFAQSDLRQRGHAIECRVYAEDPATGFLPSIGEIAHYARPSGPGVRVDDGIASGSAVSPYYDPMLAKVITWGQDRAEAIRKMERALRETVVLGVATNIGYLRDILTVPAFLAGRTSTNFLAEHMAEWTPPTTAGEEAWIAAAVFELLGAAADDGRQTTADGGAPVYDPWAAARGWRNVV; translated from the coding sequence ATGTCCTACCCCACCTTCCGCAAAGTCCTGATCGCCAACCGGGGCGAGATCGCCCGCCGGGTCATTCGCGCCTGCCATGAGTTGGGTATCGCCGCCGTGGCCGTCTATTCCGACGTGGACGAGCGCGCGCTGTGGGTGCGCGAGGCCGACGAGGCCTATCCGCTCCACGGCAGCACGGCGGCCGAGACCTACCTCGACCACGAGAAAATCCTGACCATCGCCGTGAATTGCGGGGCCGAGGCCATCCATCCCGGCTATGGCTTCCTGAGCGAAAACGCCGAGTTCGCCGCCGCCTGCGCCCGGCGCGGGTTGGTGTTCGTCGGCCCGCCGCCGGAAGCCATGCGCGCCCTGGGCAGCAAGGCCGCCGCGCGCCAATTGGCCGAGGCCCACGCCGTGCCGGTCGTGCCCGGCGTCGATGGGTTGGGCAAGAGCGACAACGAGCTGGCCGCCGCGGCCGAGGCCATCGGCTACCCGGTGCTGATCAAGGCCAGCGCCGGCGGCGGCGGCAAGGGGATGCGCGTGGTCAACCAACCGGGCGAGTTGGGCGACGCCTTGCAGGCCGCCCGCCAAGAGGCCCAATCGGCTTTCGGCGACCCCCACGTGCTGCTGGAAAAGTATTTCACGGAGATCCACCACGTTGAAGTACAGGTGCTGGGCGACGCCCACGGCAACCTGCTGCATCTGTTCGAGCGCGAGTGCTCCATCCAGCGTCGCCACCAGAAGATCATCGAGGAAAGCCCGTCGCCGGTGGTGGGCGATAACGAGGCACTGCGGGCGGCTATTTGTGCCGCGGCCGTGCGGCTGGCGCGGGCCGCGGGCTACGTCAGCGCCGGGACGGTGGAGTTCATCGTTGACGGGCACGGCGGCTTCTACTTTCTGGAGATGAACACCCGGCTACAGGTGGAGCATCCGGTGACGGAGAGCGTGGCCGGCGTCGATCTGGTGAACTGGCAGTTGCGCATCGCCGCCGGGGAGCCGCTGCCGTTCGCCCAGAGCGACCTGCGGCAACGCGGCCACGCCATCGAGTGCCGCGTCTATGCCGAAGACCCGGCCACCGGCTTTCTGCCGTCCATCGGCGAGATCGCCCATTACGCCCGCCCGTCCGGCCCCGGCGTGCGCGTCGATGACGGCATCGCCAGCGGGTCGGCCGTGTCCCCCTACTACGATCCGATGCTGGCTAAGGTCATCACCTGGGGTCAGGATCGGGCCGAGGCCATCCGCAAGATGGAGCGGGCGCTGCGCGAGACGGTTGTCCTGGGCGTGGCGACCAATATCGGCTACTTGCGCGATATCCTGACCGTGCCGGCGTTCCTGGCCGGACGCACCAGCACCAACTTCCTGGCCGAGCATATGGCCGAGTGGACGCCGCCGACAACGGCCGGCGAAGAGGCGTGGATAGCGGCGGCGGTGTTTGAACTGTTGGGCGCGGCGGCCGACGACGGACGACAGACGACGGCCGATGGTGGCGCGCCGGTCTATGATCCGTGGGCGGCGGCGCGGGGGTGGCGGAATGTGGTATGA
- the rsmA gene encoding 16S rRNA (adenine(1518)-N(6)/adenine(1519)-N(6))-dimethyltransferase RsmA, whose product MHPRQILDRYAITPKQSLGQNFLYDEGLLARITAAAELSPADQVLEIGPGLGALTRQLAQAAGRVVAVELDERLLPILRYELEPFRNVELVHGDILKFDPAAWFDGPFVVVANVPYYITGAILRRLLDGRPRPKRLVLTVQREVADRLAAKPPEMSLLAVSVQYYGAVKVVGAVKAGAFWPRPEVDSAVIRVDVDERHLTDHRPQTTDHETPTAEHEVPSVVGRPPSVTEAAFFRVVRAGFSEKRKQLKNNLRHLGLADGVIAAGLDAAGIDGRRRAETLTVEEWGQLVEALG is encoded by the coding sequence ATGCACCCGCGCCAAATCCTCGACCGCTACGCCATCACCCCCAAGCAGAGCCTGGGGCAGAACTTCCTCTATGACGAGGGGCTGCTGGCGCGCATCACCGCCGCGGCCGAGTTGTCGCCGGCCGATCAGGTGTTGGAGATTGGGCCGGGGCTGGGGGCATTGACGCGCCAGTTGGCCCAGGCCGCCGGGCGGGTGGTGGCCGTGGAGCTGGACGAGCGGCTGCTGCCCATCCTGCGCTACGAGCTGGAGCCGTTCCGCAACGTCGAACTGGTGCACGGCGACATCCTGAAGTTCGACCCGGCGGCGTGGTTCGACGGGCCGTTTGTCGTCGTCGCCAACGTGCCCTATTACATCACCGGGGCCATCCTGCGCCGGCTGCTGGACGGCCGGCCGCGGCCGAAGCGGTTGGTGCTGACCGTGCAGCGCGAGGTGGCCGATCGACTGGCCGCCAAGCCGCCGGAGATGAGCCTGCTGGCGGTCAGTGTGCAATACTATGGCGCGGTGAAGGTCGTCGGCGCGGTGAAGGCCGGGGCGTTCTGGCCGCGGCCGGAGGTGGATTCGGCGGTGATTCGGGTTGATGTCGATGAGCGGCATCTGACAGACCACAGACCACAGACCACAGACCACGAAACACCGACCGCCGAGCACGAGGTGCCGTCCGTCGTCGGTCGTCCGCCGTCGGTCACTGAGGCCGCGTTCTTTCGCGTGGTACGCGCCGGGTTTAGCGAGAAGCGCAAGCAGTTGAAGAATAATCTGCGGCATTTGGGGCTGGCGGACGGGGTGATTGCGGCGGGGCTGGACGCGGCGGGGATCGATGGGCGGCGAAGGGCGGAGACGTTGACGGTTGAGGAGTGGGGGCAATTAGTTGAGGCGTTGGGCTGA
- the mntA gene encoding type VII toxin-antitoxin system MntA family adenylyltransferase antitoxin: MATKQSETLLEDKRAAIVRLVLAHYPAAQGVYLFGSYGTADERPDSDVDVALLLPPDEAERAGSLALSDLHIELATALSRDVDLLNARLVSTVFQKAIIFGELLYCADRYAVDEFEMLTLSYYQKLNEERAEILAEFRRTGRAYTV; this comes from the coding sequence ATGGCGACTAAGCAAAGCGAAACCCTACTAGAGGACAAAAGGGCCGCAATCGTCCGGCTCGTTTTGGCCCATTATCCAGCCGCGCAGGGCGTCTATCTCTTCGGCTCCTACGGCACGGCTGACGAGCGGCCCGACAGCGACGTGGACGTCGCCCTGCTGCTGCCGCCGGATGAGGCCGAACGGGCCGGGTCATTGGCGCTGAGCGATCTCCATATCGAACTGGCGACGGCGCTCAGCCGCGACGTAGACCTGTTGAACGCGCGGCTGGTATCCACCGTCTTCCAAAAAGCGATCATCTTCGGCGAGCTACTCTACTGCGCCGACCGCTACGCCGTGGATGAGTTTGAGATGCTGACGCTGTCCTACTACCAGAAATTGAACGAGGAACGGGCGGAGATTCTGGCCGAATTTCGGCGGACGGGGCGGGCGTATACAGTATGA
- the hepT gene encoding type VII toxin-antitoxin system HepT family RNase toxin yields the protein MNDVVLNKIQSIQRCVRRAREEFAADPDSFDKNFTRQDAAVLNILRACEQAIDLANHVIKTRKLGIPTSSGESFDLLAVEKVIDSELNAKLQKMVGFRNAIVHHYQRMDLEIVRSVIAVGLNDLIDLGDRVLAYMETPDG from the coding sequence ATGAACGACGTCGTCCTCAACAAGATTCAAAGCATTCAACGCTGCGTGCGGCGGGCGCGCGAGGAATTCGCGGCCGACCCGGACAGCTTCGACAAGAACTTCACCCGGCAGGACGCGGCCGTGCTCAATATCTTGCGCGCCTGCGAGCAGGCCATCGATCTGGCGAATCACGTGATCAAGACCCGCAAACTGGGCATTCCCACGTCCAGCGGCGAGAGCTTTGACCTGCTGGCGGTGGAAAAGGTTATAGACTCGGAACTGAACGCGAAACTGCAAAAGATGGTTGGCTTCCGCAATGCCATCGTCCATCATTATCAACGGATGGATCTTGAAATCGTTCGTTCTGTCATTGCTGTTGGGCTAAATGATCTGATCGATTTGGGGGATAGAGTGTTGGCTTATATGGAAACACCTGACGGCTGA
- a CDS encoding serine carboxypeptidase, which produces MKKILVIHAGEGGEIATYSFMGHDLSVQRAGCGGDAERARALIQAYDDQVDAIALDGMPATLELGGAQRTHELGATLPAVAQRAAVVDGNGIRAGLERWGVILADRAQPGIFAQKRVLMVPGLNHNGLAGALGRRAADLRYADPIVYFNLPAWPLVGSRGTLDQAAGPTLDQLRDAAFDRLYPLPGGPAEPRDAAAFEWADILAGDIGAIRRHAPAELKRKTVVVEWATEEDLADLRARGVNIVVTMMPALDGRGELGRWPAAVIEAIMAALRPDPAAPLSEDTYLDLMANLDWTPAVRYLQPGEAGINRFAFVIHPLSIKFIHNDKRFRWTKVLPDGLVESFSALIPPMYLSRITGGVSPTTGQRIEGHLISLGATPRQMMTRGERFTYDKLNKAARIAERKGARIMGLGAFTSVVGDAGITVAHEADIAITSGNSLTVAATLEAAKQAVVKMGATDLTKGKVMIIGATGSIGSVCARLLAQAIYDVVLVSIEPERLIELKRTIHEETPGARVAIATKADDYLSQCDLIVTATSAFGQRIVDITKCKPGAVICDVARPPDISEEEAALRPDVLVIESGEVLIPGEIDFGYNIGLPPGTAYACLAETALLAMEGRFEDYTLGRNITMERVKEIYRLFKKHDFQIAGLRSHDEYVTDEMVAEKRVLADELRRDAARFARVQSESAAKLATIPVSSKGVKAGRSGVWRPVAAVGAAAAAGAAGLLLFRRRK; this is translated from the coding sequence ATGGGACACGATTTATCCGTGCAGCGCGCCGGCTGTGGCGGCGATGCCGAACGCGCCCGCGCGCTCATCCAGGCCTATGACGACCAGGTGGACGCCATCGCCCTCGACGGGATGCCGGCCACGCTGGAGCTGGGCGGGGCGCAACGAACCCACGAACTGGGGGCGACGCTGCCCGCGGTGGCGCAACGGGCGGCGGTCGTTGACGGCAACGGCATCCGCGCCGGGCTGGAGCGCTGGGGCGTCATCCTGGCCGACCGGGCGCAGCCGGGCATCTTCGCCCAGAAGCGGGTGCTCATGGTGCCCGGCCTCAATCACAACGGGCTGGCCGGGGCGCTCGGCCGCCGCGCCGCCGATCTGCGCTACGCCGATCCCATCGTCTACTTCAACCTGCCGGCGTGGCCGCTGGTGGGCAGCCGCGGCACGCTCGATCAGGCCGCCGGGCCGACACTCGATCAATTGAGGGACGCCGCCTTCGACCGCCTCTACCCACTGCCCGGCGGGCCGGCCGAGCCGCGCGACGCCGCGGCCTTCGAGTGGGCCGACATTCTGGCCGGCGACATCGGCGCCATCCGCCGCCACGCGCCGGCCGAACTCAAGCGCAAGACGGTCGTGGTCGAATGGGCCACCGAGGAAGACCTGGCCGATCTGCGCGCGCGCGGGGTCAATATCGTCGTCACGATGATGCCCGCCCTGGACGGCCGCGGCGAGCTGGGCCGCTGGCCGGCGGCGGTCATCGAGGCCATCATGGCCGCGCTGCGCCCCGACCCGGCCGCGCCGCTGAGCGAGGACACCTACCTCGACCTGATGGCTAATCTGGACTGGACGCCGGCCGTGCGCTATCTGCAACCGGGCGAGGCGGGCATCAATCGCTTCGCCTTCGTCATTCATCCGCTGAGCATCAAGTTCATCCACAACGACAAGCGCTTCCGCTGGACGAAAGTGCTGCCCGACGGCCTGGTCGAGTCGTTCTCGGCGCTCATCCCGCCCATGTATCTGTCGCGCATCACCGGCGGCGTCTCGCCCACCACCGGCCAGCGCATCGAGGGGCATCTCATTTCGCTGGGGGCCACGCCGCGCCAGATGATGACCCGCGGCGAGCGCTTCACCTACGACAAGCTGAACAAGGCGGCGCGCATCGCCGAGCGCAAGGGGGCGCGCATCATGGGGCTGGGCGCGTTCACCAGCGTCGTCGGCGACGCGGGCATCACCGTGGCCCACGAGGCCGACATCGCCATCACCAGCGGCAACAGCCTGACCGTGGCCGCCACGCTGGAGGCGGCCAAGCAGGCCGTGGTCAAGATGGGGGCCACCGATCTGACCAAAGGCAAGGTGATGATCATCGGCGCCACCGGCTCCATCGGCTCCGTCTGCGCCCGGCTGCTGGCCCAGGCCATCTACGACGTGGTGCTGGTGTCGATTGAGCCGGAGCGATTGATCGAACTCAAGCGCACCATCCACGAAGAGACGCCGGGGGCCAGGGTCGCCATCGCCACCAAAGCCGACGACTATCTGAGCCAGTGCGATCTGATCGTGACCGCCACCTCGGCCTTCGGCCAGCGCATCGTCGACATCACCAAGTGCAAGCCCGGCGCGGTCATCTGCGACGTGGCCCGGCCGCCGGACATCAGCGAAGAGGAAGCGGCGCTGCGGCCCGACGTGCTGGTCATCGAGAGCGGCGAAGTGCTCATCCCCGGCGAGATCGACTTCGGCTACAACATCGGTCTGCCGCCGGGCACCGCCTATGCCTGTCTGGCTGAGACGGCGCTGCTGGCGATGGAGGGGCGTTTTGAGGATTACACCCTCGGCCGCAACATCACCATGGAGCGGGTCAAGGAGATCTACCGCCTGTTCAAAAAGCACGACTTCCAGATCGCCGGGCTGCGCTCCCACGACGAATACGTCACCGACGAGATGGTGGCCGAGAAGCGCGTGCTGGCCGACGAATTGCGCCGCGACGCGGCCAGGTTCGCCCGCGTGCAGAGCGAATCGGCGGCCAAGCTGGCGACCATCCCGGTGTCGTCCAAGGGCGTCAAGGCCGGGCGGTCGGGCGTGTGGCGGCCGGTGGCGGCCGTGGGCGCGGCGGCAGCGGCCGGGGCGGCGGGGCTGTTGCTCTTCCGCCGCCGCAAGTAG
- a CDS encoding nucleotidyltransferase domain-containing protein: MIEELLVEARQQLLDSELERILPLLEEEYAADAVYLFGSAATGDVHQWSDLDLVIIKETDQRFLDRIKDVIELVQPQVGMDIIVYTPQEFGRLSEERPFVREEILAKSKVLCAK; encoded by the coding sequence ATGATCGAAGAACTATTGGTCGAAGCTCGCCAACAACTATTGGACAGTGAACTCGAAAGAATACTCCCTCTGCTGGAAGAGGAGTATGCGGCCGACGCGGTCTACTTATTCGGTTCGGCTGCGACAGGAGACGTCCACCAGTGGTCCGATCTTGACCTTGTCATTATTAAGGAGACAGACCAACGTTTCCTGGACCGTATTAAGGACGTAATCGAACTGGTTCAACCACAGGTTGGCATGGATATTATTGTCTATACGCCTCAAGAGTTTGGGCGGTTGTCAGAAGAGCGGCCTTTTGTGAGGGAAGAGATTCTAGCCAAGAGTAAGGTGCTTTGTGCAAAGTGA
- a CDS encoding type II toxin-antitoxin system PemK/MazF family toxin translates to MRRGEVWWASLPDPVGSMPGYRRPVLVIQSDTFSASAIKTVAVLSITSNLRLSNSPGNLLVSPKQSGLPRDSVVNVSQLLTVDKTALTERVGALPSRLMEKVEDGLRLVLGL, encoded by the coding sequence ATGCGGCGGGGCGAGGTGTGGTGGGCGTCGCTGCCCGATCCGGTGGGGTCAATGCCCGGCTATAGGCGGCCGGTGCTCGTCATCCAGTCCGATACCTTCAGCGCCAGCGCCATCAAGACGGTCGCGGTGCTATCGATCACTTCCAATCTTCGCCTCTCTAATTCGCCGGGGAACTTACTCGTCAGTCCAAAACAAAGTGGGCTGCCCCGCGATTCGGTCGTGAATGTGTCGCAGCTCCTCACCGTCGATAAAACGGCGCTGACCGAAAGAGTGGGTGCGCTACCTTCGAGGCTGATGGAGAAGGTAGAGGATGGGTTGCGATTGGTATTGGGGTTGTAG
- a CDS encoding type II toxin-antitoxin system VapB family antitoxin — protein sequence MQSEDPEIEKLLNEIIELTGESRIEAIHKALDERRQRLALQTVAPRSEARLLAFLEDEIWPQVSPELLGKLIPKEEEDAILGFGDLGL from the coding sequence GTGCAAAGTGAAGACCCTGAAATAGAAAAGCTGCTCAATGAAATTATAGAGCTAACAGGCGAGTCTAGGATCGAGGCCATTCACAAAGCGTTAGACGAACGACGTCAGAGATTAGCTCTCCAGACGGTCGCTCCCCGCAGCGAGGCGCGATTACTTGCTTTTCTGGAAGATGAGATCTGGCCGCAAGTTTCACCTGAGTTGCTAGGTAAACTTATCCCGAAAGAAGAGGAAGATGCTATTCTGGGTTTTGGCGATTTGGGCTTATGA